A single region of the Brassica rapa cultivar Chiifu-401-42 chromosome A03, CAAS_Brap_v3.01, whole genome shotgun sequence genome encodes:
- the LOC103861631 gene encoding uncharacterized protein At4g26450 — translation MHGRQRNVGNGYRSGFGMSGSRVSPDRPMRGHGFFGPDHHHQQHRGFNRGYGRGRGRSKSFQNQLPPPPLPPPVVQRRSGGGGSGDVFMDAGRLAAEYLVSQGVLPQTVFSSKWQGGEFQGSRLQEAARVDVLAPSADKRRYVDGYNSAGSRNNMGGKRSNRYESDFGRSGSWSERSKGYEAETGDDSVSGHREEQPLVEDIASSVQRSASGEFMRKREGAGDSESVLDKDEAQSKTGSSSAGKEIVQDCEISKVSEGSCSLSAGSGEMKGMTGGSNGENESQTAIEDASIHHQHEEDAPIHRHCAADESFTESGIDLATLCKFEKVPTRTRSSVTAKNTKLHLCQNIKETSRNSGLLEEDQACETRRQSSGKADGTGDENLNDQVEDLPLVQFVEDSKCHRSNSFPNNILRENNEKDSELELADIHRSYSMGKGGEKRANVGSDLEEEAKRQKNWVPLPVSEASDRFNAFKASEIQSDEEEDDKPISFYMRRIEGAAGKTDNHESLANTSNNSIHRGNSSPVYAEEHQLFPASFKMCDLNLGGAADANDGKRESGQAVGFDLSISSSSKSLDFGTNNTRMSNGKEIEVIDLDNDDSPEVVKSSNNPGRKQEVSPYMGIDDVPDYNEGLMMVEYLDSFGNIPPINQGVSTTVPQNNDVALQDREGALGNDQAANNTDDDSIFMSLGEIPLTFLQTWDQPPARGYEKPF, via the exons ATGCATGGTAGACAACGCAACGTTGGGAATGGGTACAGATCTGGTTTTGGGATGTCTGGTTCTAGAGTTTCCCCTGACCGTCCTATGAGAGGCCATGGCTTCTTTGGTCCtgaccaccaccaccagcagCACCGTGGGTTTAACCGTGGATATGGGCGAGGTAGGGGACGTTCTAAGTCGTTTCAGAATcagcttcctcctcctcctctgccTCCTCCAGTGGTGCAACGTAGAAGCGGTGGTGGTGGGAGCGGGGATGTTTTCATGGACGCAGGTCGTCTAGCGGCGGAGTACTTGGTTTCTCAGGGTGTTCTGCCACAAACTGTGTTTTCCAGTAAATGGCAGGGTGGGGAGTTTCAGGGTTCTAGGTTGCAAGAAGCAGCTCGAGTTGATGTTTTGGCTCCTTCCGCTGATAAAAGGAGGTATGTCGATGGGTATAACTCAGCTGGCTCTAGGAACAATATGGGAGGAAAGAGGTCTAATCGTTATGAATCGGATTTTGGGAGGAGTGGATCTTGGTCTGAGAGGAGTAAAGGTTATGAGGCAGAGACTGGTGATGACTCTGTGTCTGGGCATAGAGAAGAGCAGCCGCTAGTTGAAGATATTGCTAGCTCGGTTCAGAGGTCAGCCTCTGGTGAATTTATGAGAAAGCGTGAAGGAGCGGGTGATTCCGAGTCTGTGTTGGACAAGGATGAGGCACAGTCTAAGACAGGTTCCTCCAGTGCTGGGAAAGAAATTGTACAGGATTGTGAGATCTCAAAGGTATCAGAAGGTTCTTGTAGCTTGAGTGCTGGATCAggggagatgaaagggatgacTGGTGGTAGTAATGGAGAGAATGAGAGCCAGACTGCTATCGAAGATGCATCTATCCATCATCAACATGAGGAAGATGCACCTATCCATCGACATTGTGCTGCTGATGAATCGTTCACCGAGAGTGGTATTGATTTGGCAACGCTGTGTAAGTTTGAGAAGGTGCCTACGAGGACGCGCTCTTCTGTGACTGCTAAAAACACCAAGCTGCATCTGTGTCAAAATATCAAGGAAACCTCTCGTAATTCTGGACTTCTAGAAGAAGATCAAGCATGTGAGACTCGACGCCAGTCATCTGGAAAAGCTGATGGTACTGGGGACGAAAATTTGAACGACCAAGTTGAAGATTTGCCTCTTGTTCAGTTCGTTGAGGACAGTAAATGCCATAGGTCTAATTCTTTCCCTAATAACATTCTCAGGGAAAATAACGAGAAAGATTCAGAGTTAGAATTGGCTGATATCCATAGATCATATTCGATGGGGAAAGGAGGCGAGAAGCGAGCTAATGTTGGCAGTGACTTGGAAGAGGAAGCAAAAAGACAGAAAAATTGGGTGCCTCTGCCAGTTTCTGAAGCCAGTGATCGATTCAACGCATTCAAAGCAAGCGAAATCCAAAgcgatgaggaagaagatgacaaGCCAATCTCATTCTACATGAGACGGATCGAGGGTGCTGCTGGAAAAACCGACAACCATGAAAGTCTGGCTAATACAAGCAATAATAGTATACACAGGGGAAACTCAAGTCCAGTGTATGCAGAAGAGCATCAGCTGTTTCCTGCTTCGTTTAAGATGTGTGACCTAAATTTAGGGGGAGCGGCGGATGCTAATGATGGCAAAAGGGAATCTGGTCAAGCTGTTGGTTTTGATCTATCAATCAGCAGTTCCAGCAAGTCTCTTGATTTCGGTACTAATAATACTAGGATGAGTAATGGTAAAGAGATAGAAGTGATTGATTTGGACAATGATGATTCCCCAGAAGTGGTCAAATCCAGCAACAACCCCGGGAGAAA GCAAGAAGTTTCACCCTATATGGGCATTGATGATGTTCCAGACTACAATGAAGGGCTCATGATGGTTGAGTATCTTGATTCGTTTGGAAACATTCCTCCAATAAACCAGGGAGTCAGTACTACTGTGCCACAGAACAACGACGTTGCTCTTCAAGACCGAGAG GGAGCTCTTGGAAATGACCAAGCAGCAAATAATACAGACGACGATTCAATATTCATGTCGCTCGGAGAAATACCATTGA CATTCTTACAAACTTGGGACCAACCTCCGGCTAGAGGCTACGAGAAGCCTTTCTGA